The following proteins come from a genomic window of Nicotiana tomentosiformis chromosome 12, ASM39032v3, whole genome shotgun sequence:
- the LOC104112387 gene encoding zinc finger A20 and AN1 domain-containing stress-associated protein 8-like gives MESSKETGCQAPEGPILCINNCGFFGSAATMNMCSKCHKDMVLKQEQAKFAATSIENIVNGSSSSNDKEPIVTGSINVQPGSAELKVISTEASSDLSSGQSSEVKPKVGPTRCTTCRKRVGLTGFNCKCGNHFCAAHRYSDKHDCPFDYKNAGRDAIAKANPVVVAEKLNKI, from the coding sequence ATGGAATCTTCCAAGGAGACAGGCTGCCAAGCTCCAGAAGGCCCCATCCTTTGCATCAACAACTGTGGGTTCTTTGGTAGTGCAGCCACCATGAATATGTGCTCCAAGTGTCACAAGGACATGGTACTGAAGCAGGAACAAGCTAAATTTGCAGCTACATCAATCGAAAACATTGTAAATGGAAGCTCAAGCAGTAATGACAAAGAGCCTATTGTCACTGGTTCAATCAATGTGCAACCGGGATCAGCAGAATTAAAGGTTATCTCTACAGAAGCATCTTCTGATTTATCCTCAGGCCAGAGTTCAGAGGTGAAGCCAAAAGTGGGCCCAACTAGGTGCACTACTTGCCGCAAGCGTGTGGGCTTAACAGGGTTCAATTGCAAGTGTGGAAATCATTTCTGTGCAGCTCACCGTTATTCAGACAAGCACGACTGCCCATTTGATTATAAGAATGCTGGTCGGGATGCTATTGCTAAAGCAAATCCTGTTGTTGTAGCAGAAAAGCTAAACAAGATCTAG
- the LOC104112385 gene encoding transcription factor bHLH48-like isoform X1, whose translation MGEMGTGSSFTALLELPANQAVELLVHSLETDKTGEPHIPHYRYPPPPPPIFPSDAALIDRASKFSVFAAGYSPESNSTLSNSCSKSLLVKQEPLDSEFNQNSSPVTFSNPTVNQKTTKRKEREKKVKETSSKKGKKSTNNTSEDDAEKLPYVHVRARRGQATDSHSLAERARREKINARMKLLQELVPGCNKISGTAMVLDEIINHVQSLQRQVEFLSMRLAAVNPRVDFNLDNLFAPERSGSHVESNLPDMIVPPMWADGQTSGNRNQYQHFWHLEGIHQPVWGRVEDNSSFVTPENSLLTYDSSANSASLHQNQLKMEL comes from the exons ATGGGAGAAATGGGAACTGGAAGTTCTTTCACGGCGTTACTTGAACTGCCGGCGAATCAAGCGGTGGAGCTTTTAGTTCATTCATTGGAAACCGACAAAACCGGTGAACCTCACATACCTCACTATCGTTATCCTCCTCCTCCGCCGCCGATTTTTCCTTCGGATGCAGCTTTGATTGACAGAGCTTCTAAGTTCTCCGTCTTCGCCGCCGGATACTCGCCGGAGTCTAATTCTACTCTTTCCAATTCATGCTCAAAATCACTTTTAGTCAAACAAGAACCCCTAGATTCCGAATTTAACCAGAATTCATCTCCGGTTACCTTTTCCAATCCGACGGTTAATCAAAAAACAACTAAGAGAAAGGAACGCGAGAAAAAG GTAAAAGAAACTAGTAGCAAAAAGGGCAAAAAATCAACGAATAATACCTCAGAAGATGATGCAGAGAAGCTTCCATACGTTCACGTCCGAGCTCGTAGAGGCCAAGCGACAGATAGCCATAGCTTAGCAGAAAGA GCAAGGAGAGAGAAGATTAATGCTAGGATGAAGCTCCTTCAAGAGCTGGTCCCAGGATGTAATAAG ATCTCGGGAACTGCAATGGTGTTGGATGAGATCATCAACCATGTACAATCCTTACAGCGTCAAGTGGAG TTCTTGTCAATGAGACTTGCTGCGGTTAACCCAAGAGTTGATTTCAACCTTGACAATCTCTTTGCTCCAGAA CGGAGTGGTTCCCATGTAGAGAGCAACTTACCAGACATGATTGTGCCACCTATGTGGGCTGACGGACAAACCAGCGGGAACAGAAACCAGTATCAACATTTTTGGCATCTTGAAGGAATTCATCAGCCTGTCTGGGGAAGAGTAGAAGACAACTCTAGCTTTGTTACTCCAGAGAACTCACTTTTGACTTATGATTCCTCAGCAAATTCAG CATCTTTACACCAAAATCAGCTGAAAATGGAGCTATGA
- the LOC104112385 gene encoding transcription factor bHLH48-like isoform X4, producing the protein MGEMGTGSSFTALLELPANQAVELLVHSLETDKTGEPHIPHYRYPPPPPPIFPSDAALIDRASKFSVFAAGYSPESNSTLSNSCSKSLLVKQEPLDSEFNQNSSPVTFSNPTVNQKTTKRKEREKKVKETSSKKGKKSTNNTSEDDAEKLPYVHVRARRGQATDSHSLAERARREKINARMKLLQELVPGCNKISGTAMVLDEIINHVQSLQRQVEFLSMRLAAVNPRVDFNLDNLFAPERFF; encoded by the exons ATGGGAGAAATGGGAACTGGAAGTTCTTTCACGGCGTTACTTGAACTGCCGGCGAATCAAGCGGTGGAGCTTTTAGTTCATTCATTGGAAACCGACAAAACCGGTGAACCTCACATACCTCACTATCGTTATCCTCCTCCTCCGCCGCCGATTTTTCCTTCGGATGCAGCTTTGATTGACAGAGCTTCTAAGTTCTCCGTCTTCGCCGCCGGATACTCGCCGGAGTCTAATTCTACTCTTTCCAATTCATGCTCAAAATCACTTTTAGTCAAACAAGAACCCCTAGATTCCGAATTTAACCAGAATTCATCTCCGGTTACCTTTTCCAATCCGACGGTTAATCAAAAAACAACTAAGAGAAAGGAACGCGAGAAAAAG GTAAAAGAAACTAGTAGCAAAAAGGGCAAAAAATCAACGAATAATACCTCAGAAGATGATGCAGAGAAGCTTCCATACGTTCACGTCCGAGCTCGTAGAGGCCAAGCGACAGATAGCCATAGCTTAGCAGAAAGA GCAAGGAGAGAGAAGATTAATGCTAGGATGAAGCTCCTTCAAGAGCTGGTCCCAGGATGTAATAAG ATCTCGGGAACTGCAATGGTGTTGGATGAGATCATCAACCATGTACAATCCTTACAGCGTCAAGTGGAG TTCTTGTCAATGAGACTTGCTGCGGTTAACCCAAGAGTTGATTTCAACCTTGACAATCTCTTTGCTCCAGAA AGGTTCTTTTGA
- the LOC104112385 gene encoding transcription factor bHLH48-like isoform X2 — protein MGEMGTGSSFTALLELPANQAVELLVHSLETDKTGEPHIPHYRYPPPPPPIFPSDAALIDRASKFSVFAAGYSPESNSTLSNSCSKSLLVKQEPLDSEFNQNSSPVTFSNPTVNQKTTKRKEREKKVKETSSKKGKKSTNNTSEDDAEKLPYVHVRARRGQATDSHSLAERARREKINARMKLLQELVPGCNKISGTAMVLDEIINHVQSLQRQVEFLSMRLAAVNPRVDFNLDNLFAPELKGCQSPYYNVASLWSYLCQSQSWPSIHIPEKRRIFHVILTVDISASCNFSHHDFYNALNENVLYLIMFYCNVFI, from the exons ATGGGAGAAATGGGAACTGGAAGTTCTTTCACGGCGTTACTTGAACTGCCGGCGAATCAAGCGGTGGAGCTTTTAGTTCATTCATTGGAAACCGACAAAACCGGTGAACCTCACATACCTCACTATCGTTATCCTCCTCCTCCGCCGCCGATTTTTCCTTCGGATGCAGCTTTGATTGACAGAGCTTCTAAGTTCTCCGTCTTCGCCGCCGGATACTCGCCGGAGTCTAATTCTACTCTTTCCAATTCATGCTCAAAATCACTTTTAGTCAAACAAGAACCCCTAGATTCCGAATTTAACCAGAATTCATCTCCGGTTACCTTTTCCAATCCGACGGTTAATCAAAAAACAACTAAGAGAAAGGAACGCGAGAAAAAG GTAAAAGAAACTAGTAGCAAAAAGGGCAAAAAATCAACGAATAATACCTCAGAAGATGATGCAGAGAAGCTTCCATACGTTCACGTCCGAGCTCGTAGAGGCCAAGCGACAGATAGCCATAGCTTAGCAGAAAGA GCAAGGAGAGAGAAGATTAATGCTAGGATGAAGCTCCTTCAAGAGCTGGTCCCAGGATGTAATAAG ATCTCGGGAACTGCAATGGTGTTGGATGAGATCATCAACCATGTACAATCCTTACAGCGTCAAGTGGAG TTCTTGTCAATGAGACTTGCTGCGGTTAACCCAAGAGTTGATTTCAACCTTGACAATCTCTTTGCTCCAGAA TTGAAAGGTTGCCAGTCACCGTACTACAATGTTGCTAGCCTCTGGAGTTACCTTTGTCAGTCTCAAAGTTGGCCCTCTATTCATATACCTGAGAAGAGGAGAATTTTTCATGTGATACTTACTGTCGATATTTCTGCAAGTTGCAACTTCTCACATCATGACTTCTACAATGCTTTAAATGAAAATGTTCTGTACCTTATCATGTTTTACTGCAATGTATTTATTTAA
- the LOC104112386 gene encoding uncharacterized protein produces the protein MEASLHHLLSCFLDARCSSSTQEIGQGRCETKALFRAFVARALEGPMGGPFHGLPKDVKMRPPFGDDDIFTEPPVSGQDEEKKRKRAPGSPGPEKKKPRKKLARKP, from the exons ATGGAAGCTTCTCTGCATCATCTTCTGAG ctgttTCTTGGATGCCCgatgcagttcctcgactcaagaaATAGGTCAAGGGCGTTGTGAAACAAAGGCCTTATTTCGAGCGTTCGTGGCgcgagctctcgaagggccgatgggaggcccgttccatG GTTTACCAAAAGATGTTAAGATGAGGCCTCCATTCGGTGATGACGATATCTTCACTGAGCCCCCTGTTTCGGGGCAGgatgaagagaagaaaagaaaaagggctccAGGTTCTCCGGGTCCTGAGAAGAAGAAGCCAAGGAAAAAATTGGCGCGTAAACCCTAG
- the LOC104112388 gene encoding uncharacterized protein, with translation MHQMIAEAKNQIFFSKFKCSSRSSSGSSSSSSDSSSSNNSSDSSSSGGSSSGDSNSDSSGSSGSSSTRSSDSSSDSGSGSDSSNSGSSDSSSGGSSTDSSSDSSGGDSGSSSGGGGSGSGSGGDGSSSSSSSGGSSSDSGSGSGSGSDSDSGSGSSGSSGNSDSGSSGSVAAVAAAAAVIIVAAAVAVVAAATVTVVAGSSGSDSSSSSSSSSSDGSSGRSSGSSSGSNSDSSGSCSGSSDSCSGSNSSRSSSSNSSGSGSGGRISSISSDSSGSSNGGGSGGDSSSDSSSGSSSSIGSSDSSSSDSSSGSDSDSSNGSSSTGSSDSSSSSSNSGRSSDSCSSNDSDSSDGSSSSDMSSGSGSGSDSGSGSDSSGDSSSSSDSSDSSGSSGSDSGSGSSSVAAAAAATAAAVAAAAASAVATAAVVAVVVVVVAAAVAAAAAAATAVAVVVVMCSSSNSSIGGGNSSSSSSGCNSGSSSSSRWSSSSCSGSGSNSSGSDSYSSSSSSDSDGSSSNSSSSDSDGSSSNSSSSSSSSSSNSGSSDSNGSDSDSGSSDSSGSNGSGSDSRSRSDSGSRSGSGSSSSSSSSSSSSSSSSSSSSSSSSSSSSSSSSSISSSDSNSSSSSSNDIIVVVVVVVAVVVVVIVVIVVVVVVMVVIIVVVVIVIVIVIVSSSDSSSSSGSSSSNSSSSSSSSSSNRSSSSSSSSSSSSSSSSSSSSSSSNSSSSNSSSKCSSSNSSSSSSSSSSSSSSSNSSRSSSSSSSSSSSSNSSSNSSSSSSSSSNSSSSSSNSSSSSCSSSSSSSSSSSSNSRRSSSNSSNSSSSSSSNSSNSSSNSSSSSINSSSNSDSSSSSGSNSSDSDSSDSGNSNSSSDSSSSSTSSSGSGNNGGSNNNDDSSSSGNSSSSSSSSSSTSSGSDSVSDSSSSSDSSSSSSTSSSGSDSDSGSSYNDGSSNNSGSSSSSSSSSSCSSSSISSSSNSRVVVVVVVTVVVVVVVVIAVVVVVIAVVVVAVAVTVVVAVVVVITVVVAIAVVAVAAAVVVVAAVIWWLVVVVAAATTAVVGVAVVVVEVGGGGGGAVAVAAVVAVLLLLLLVVVVVIVIAVVVVAALLLAVVVVIVVVVVIVIVVIIVVATSSNSSSSSSSSSSNSSSGSSSSSSYSSSSSSNSRSSTTTTTTTTTTTITSSSSSSTTTSSSDSDSGSDSDSSSGSCRSSSSSSSSSSSSSSSSSSSSSSSSSNSSSSNSSSSSSSSRSSNSSSSSSNSRSSSSSCSCSSSSSSSSSSSSSSSSSSSSNSSSSSSRIQELIYDKKYEKNNYYNN, from the exons atgcaccagatgatagcagaagctaaaaaccagatttttttctcaaagttcaaatg CAGTAGTAGGAGTAGCAGTggtagcagtagtagtagtagtgatagtagtagtagtaataatagTAGTGATAGTAGTAGTAGTGGTGGTAGTAGTAGTGGTGATAGTAATAGTGATAGTAGtggtagtagtggtagtagtagtaCTCGTAGTAGTGATAGTAGTAGTGATAGTGGTAGTGGTAGTGATAGTAGTAATAGTGGTAGTAGTGATAGTAGTAGTGGTGGTAGTAGTACTGATAGTAGTAGTGATAGTAGTGGTGGTGATAGTGGTAGTagtagtggtggtggtggtagtggtagtggtagtggtggtgatggtagtagtagtagtagtagtagtggcgGTAGTAGTAGTGATAGCGGTAGTGGTAGTGGTAGTGGTAGTGATAGTGATAGTGGTAGtggtagtagtggtagtagtggTAATAGTGATAGTGGTAGTAGTGGTAGTGTAGCAGCAGTAGCAGCGGCGGCGGCGGTAATAATAGTAGCAGCAgcagtagcagtagtagcagcAGCAACAGTAACAGTAGTAGCAGG TAGTAGTGGTAGTGatagcagtagcagtagtagtagcagtagtagtgATGGTAGTAGTGGTcgtagtagtggtagtagtagtggtagtaaTAGTGATAGTAGTGGTAGTTGTAGTGGTAGTAGTGATAGTTGTAGTGGTAGTAATAGTAGTCGTAGTAGCAGCAGCAACAGCAGCGGCAGCGGCAGCGGCGGCCGCATCAGCAGCATCAGCAGCGACAGCAGCGGCAGTAGCAACGGCGGCGGCAGCGGCGGCGACAGTAGTAGTGATAGTAGTAgcggtagtagtagtagtattgGTAGTAGTGATAGTAGTAGTAGTGATAGTAGTAGTGGTAGTGATAGTGATAGTAGTAATGGTAGTAGTAGTACTGGTAGTAgtgatagtagtagtagtagtagtaatagtgGTAGGAGTAGTGATAGTTGTAGTAGTAATGATAGTGATAGTAGTGATGGTAGTAGTAGTAGTGATATGAGTAGTGGTAGTGGTAGTGGTAGTGATAGTGGTAGTGGTAGTGATAGTAGTGgtgatagtagtagtagtagtgatAGTAGTGATAGTAGTGGTAGTAGTGGTAGTGATAGTGGTAGTGGTAGTAGTAGTGTTGCAGCGGCAGCGGCGGCGACAGCAGCGGCAGTGGCAGCAGCAGCGGCATCAGCGGTAGCAACAGCGGCAGTAGTAGCAGTAGTGGTAGTGGTAGTGGCGGCGGCGGTAGcggcagcagcagcagcagcaacggCAGTAGCAGTGGTAGTAGTGatg TGTAGCAGCAGTAACAGCAGCATCGGCGGCGGCAACAGCAGCAGCAGTAGTAGTGGTTGCAATAGTggtagcagtagtagtagtagatGGAGTAGTAGCAGTTGCAGTGGTAGTGGTAGCAATAGTAGTGGTAGTGATAGCtacagtagtagtagtagtagtgatAGTGATGGTAGTagtagtaatagtagtagtagtgatAGTGATGGTAGTagtagtaatagtagtagtagtagtagtagtagtagtagtaatagtgGTAGTAGTGATAGTAATGGTAGTGATAGTGATAGTGGTAGTAGTGATAGTAGTGGTAGTAATGGTAGTGGTAGTGATAGTCGTAGTCGTAGTGATAGTGGTAGTCGTAGTGGTAGtggtagcagtagcagtagtagtagtagtagtagtagtagtagtagtagtagtagtagtagtagtagtagtagtagtagtagcagcagtagcagtagcagtagcattAGCAGTAGTGatagtaatagtagtagtagcagtagtaaTGATATTATAGTGGTAGTGGTAGTAGTCGTAGCAGTGGTAGTGGTAGTGATAGTAGTAATAGTAGTAGTGGTAGTGGTAATGGTAGTGATAATAGTAGTGGTAGTGATAGTGATAGTTATAGTAATAGT tagtagtagtgatAGTAGCAGTAGTAGTGGTAGCAGTagtagtaatagtagtagtagtagtagcagcagtagtagtaatagaagtagtagtagtagcagtagtagtagtagcagcagcagcagcagtagtagcagtagtagtagtagcagtaaTAGTAGCAGTAGTAACAGTAGTAGTAAATGTAGTAGTAGCAATAGTAgcagcagtagtagtagtagcagcagcagcagtagcagtagcaataGCAGTAGaagtagtagtagcagtagcagcagtagtagcagtagcaACAGCAGTAGTAATAGCAGTAGTAGTAGCAGCAGTAGTAGCAATAGTAGCAGCAGCAGTAgcaatagcagtagcagcagttgTAGTAGCAGCagcagtagtagtagcagtagcagcagtaATAGCAGGAGGAGCAGTAGTAACAGTAGTAatagtagtagcagtagtagtagcaACAGTAGCAACAGTagtagtaatagtagtagtagtagtattaatagtagtagtaatagtgatagtagtagtagtagtggtagtaaTAGTAGTGATAGTGATAGTAGTGATAGTGGTAATAGTAATAGTAGTAgtgatagtagtagtagtagtactaGTAGTAGTGGTAGCGGTAATAATGGTGGTAGCAATAATAATGATGATAGCAGTAGTAGTGGTaacagtagtagtagtagtagcagtagtagtagtacTAGTAGTGGTAGTGATAGTGTTAgtgatagtagtagtagtagtgatagtagtagtagcagtagtacTAGTAGTAGTGGTAGTGATAGTGATAGTGGTAGCAGTTATAATGATGGTAGCAGTAACAATAGTGGTAgcagcagtagtagtagtagtagtagtagttgcaGTAGTAGTAGCATTAGTAGCAGTAGCAACAGtagagtagtagtagtagtagtagtaacagtagtagtagtagtagtagtagtaatagcagtagtagtagtagtaatagcagtagtagtagtagcagtagcagtaacagtagtagtagcagtagtagtagtaataacaGTAGTAGTAGCAAtagcagtagtagcagtagcagcagcagtagtagtagtagcagcagtaata TGGTGGTTAGTAGTGGTGgtagcagcagcaacaacagcagTAGTAGGAGTTGCAGTAGTGGTAGTCGaagttggtggtggtggtggtggtgcagTAGCGGTGGCAGCAGTAGTAGCagtattactactactattactagTGGTAGTGGTAGTGATAGTGatagcagtagtagtagtagcagcaCTACTACTAGCAGTAGTGGTAGTGATAGTGGTAGTGGTAGTGATAGTGATAGTGGTAATTATAGTAGTAGCTACTAGTAGtaacagtagcagtagcagtagcagtagtagtagcaacagtagtagtggtagtagtagtagtagtagctacagtagtagtagtagcagcaATAGTCGTAGCAGcactactactaccactactactactactactactattactagtagcagtagtagcagcACTACTACTAGCAGTAGTGATAGTGATAGTGGTAGTGATAGTGATAGTAGTAGTGGTAGTTGTAGAAGTAGTAGC
- the LOC104112385 gene encoding transcription factor bHLH48-like isoform X3: MGEMGTGSSFTALLELPANQAVELLVHSLETDKTGEPHIPHYRYPPPPPPIFPSDAALIDRASKFSVFAAGYSPESNSTLSNSCSKSLLVKQEPLDSEFNQNSSPVTFSNPTVNQKTTKRKEREKKVKETSSKKGKKSTNNTSEDDAEKLPYVHVRARRGQATDSHSLAERARREKINARMKLLQELVPGCNKFLSMRLAAVNPRVDFNLDNLFAPERSGSHVESNLPDMIVPPMWADGQTSGNRNQYQHFWHLEGIHQPVWGRVEDNSSFVTPENSLLTYDSSANSASLHQNQLKMEL; this comes from the exons ATGGGAGAAATGGGAACTGGAAGTTCTTTCACGGCGTTACTTGAACTGCCGGCGAATCAAGCGGTGGAGCTTTTAGTTCATTCATTGGAAACCGACAAAACCGGTGAACCTCACATACCTCACTATCGTTATCCTCCTCCTCCGCCGCCGATTTTTCCTTCGGATGCAGCTTTGATTGACAGAGCTTCTAAGTTCTCCGTCTTCGCCGCCGGATACTCGCCGGAGTCTAATTCTACTCTTTCCAATTCATGCTCAAAATCACTTTTAGTCAAACAAGAACCCCTAGATTCCGAATTTAACCAGAATTCATCTCCGGTTACCTTTTCCAATCCGACGGTTAATCAAAAAACAACTAAGAGAAAGGAACGCGAGAAAAAG GTAAAAGAAACTAGTAGCAAAAAGGGCAAAAAATCAACGAATAATACCTCAGAAGATGATGCAGAGAAGCTTCCATACGTTCACGTCCGAGCTCGTAGAGGCCAAGCGACAGATAGCCATAGCTTAGCAGAAAGA GCAAGGAGAGAGAAGATTAATGCTAGGATGAAGCTCCTTCAAGAGCTGGTCCCAGGATGTAATAAG TTCTTGTCAATGAGACTTGCTGCGGTTAACCCAAGAGTTGATTTCAACCTTGACAATCTCTTTGCTCCAGAA CGGAGTGGTTCCCATGTAGAGAGCAACTTACCAGACATGATTGTGCCACCTATGTGGGCTGACGGACAAACCAGCGGGAACAGAAACCAGTATCAACATTTTTGGCATCTTGAAGGAATTCATCAGCCTGTCTGGGGAAGAGTAGAAGACAACTCTAGCTTTGTTACTCCAGAGAACTCACTTTTGACTTATGATTCCTCAGCAAATTCAG CATCTTTACACCAAAATCAGCTGAAAATGGAGCTATGA